The following nucleotide sequence is from Austwickia chelonae.
CCACGGACAGGAATACGACGGCACCACCTGGGTCGTCACCGACCCCGACCGGCTCCACGGGTGGACCACCGAAGATCTCGACGGCAACCCCTCCGTCGTCATCTCCATCACCGAACAGGCACCCTTCGCCGACCACGCCCTCACCACCGCGGCCGTCCTCGTCCGCGGCAAAGCCAGCCTGCTCCCCGTCGGCTCCCTGCCCGACACCACGGACACCGAATGCCTCATGCTCGCCCAGACCCTCGCCGACTGGCCCGACGCCCGCGTCCTCCGCATCCACATCGACGGCGTCTGGGCCCGTGACCTCTTCGACTCCGCCGACCTCGACCCCGAGGACGTCCAACGCGCCGCCGTCGACCGGCTCGCCGCCGACAGCGCCACCCTCGTCCGGCTGCTCTCGGCCACCCACGCCGACGAACTCGCCCTCATCGCCGACCTCTGCCTCGGCCGCGACGGACTCACCGAAGCGATCCTTCCCGTCAGCGCCGACACCTGCGGAATCACCACCCTGTGCCCCCGGGCCGTCCCCCCGCGCATCGTCCGCATCCCCTTCAACACCCCCGTCACCTCCCCACCCGAAGCACTCGCCTGCGTCGACCACCTCGCCTGGTGTGCACGCGGCGCCCAAGGCGGCTGCCCCCACCGGCGCGACTGAGTGCCCACAGCACCTTGACCGGGATGCGGTGAACAACGAACACCGCATCCCGATCCGCAAGCGGCAGACGGCAGCAGACCTCACCCCACCGAACCCCATGACTCATGGCAAAACCCCTGAGCCATCGACTCGTGTCGACGGCGCGTGAAAACTGAGCAGGTAACGACGGGCGAAAACTGAGCAGCCCGGTGGAGCCTGTGCGGGGTGATCACGTTGGAGGACTGGGCCGAGATTCGTCGGCTGCACAGATCGGAGGGGCTCTCGCAGGCGGCCATTGCGCGCCGGTTGGGGATCTCGCGGAACACGGTCGCCAAGGCACTGGCATCCGACGGCCCACCGCGGTACGAGCGGGCCCCGAAGGGCTCAGTGGTCGACGCGGTCGAACCGCGGGTGCGGATGCTGCTCGCGGACTACCCCACGATGCCGGCGACCGTGATCGCCGAGCGGATCGGGTGGGAACACTCCCTGACGATCTTGAAGGACCGCGTGCGTGAGCTGCGCCCGCTCTACCAGGGAGTCGACCCGGCCGACCGGGTCGAATACACCCCAGGCGAGGTCGCCCAGTGCGACTTGTGGTTCCCGCCGATCCCGATCCCGGTCGGCAAAGGCGTCGAACGGATCCTCCCGGTCCTGGCGATGACCTGCGGATACTCCCGGCACACCTCGGCGGTGATGATCCCTTCCCGGCAGGCCGGGGACATCCTCGCCGGGATGTGGAAACTCCTCGCCGGCGGCCCCGATGGCACCGACGACGCTGGTCAGGGGTGGGGTCGCTGCCCCCGCATGCTGGTGTGGGACCGGGAAGCCGCGATCGGCGGGACAGGGAAACCGACCCCGGCCGCGGCGGCGTTCGTGGGCACCCTGGGGGTGCGGCTCAAGCTCGCGCCCGTCCGTGATCCTGAGTTCAAGGGCCTGGTCGAGCGACGCAACGGCTTCTTCGAGACCTCATTCCTGCCCGGACGCCTCTTCGCCAGCCCCGCCGACTTCAACACCCAGATGGCCAACTGGCTGACCACGAAGGCCAACACGCGATTCGTCCGCTCGATTGGGACCACGATCGCCGACCGCTGGGAGGTCGACCGCGCCGCGATGGTCGCCCTGCCGCCCTGCGCGCCGCAGACCGGGCTGCGGCATCGGGTCCGGCTGGCCCGGGACTACTACGTGCGCCTCGACGGCAACGACTACTCGGTCGACCCGAGCGTGATCGGCCGGTTCGTCGACGCCCACGCCACCCCGGCCCGGGTGATCGTCACCCACGACGGCGCCGTCGTCGCCGACCACCCCCGCTACTGGGGCTCCAGCGCCACGATCACCGACCCGGCCCACCAGGCCACGGCGCAACGCCTACCCCGAAGGAGCCACGCCCTCATGACGACCAGCCCGACCCTGCCCGACACCACGACCGACCCCGTCGAGGACGAGGCACCTCGTGCCAGCGGCGGCCGGAAGTGTTCGGTGCCCGACGCCGCCGCCGTCCGCGAACTCCCCGTGATGGCGGGCAGCAGCGACCGGGTCTCCTCCCAAATCGCCTACCTGTCCCGGGCGTTGAAGATGCCCACCGTCGGGCGGGCGTGGGCCGAGCTCGCCGACCAAGCCCGCGACCTTGGCTGGTCCCACGAGGAGTACCTCGCCGCCGTCCTGGAACGCCAGGCCGCCGGCCGGGAAGCCGCCGGCACGATGATGCGGATCCGCACCGCGCACTTCCCCGCGATAAAGACCCTCGAGGACTTCAACTACGACTATCTGCCCTCGCTACGTCGCGACGTCCTGGCCCACCTGGTCACCTCGACGTACGTGTCCAAGGCCGAGAACGTCGTCCTGCTCGGCCCTCCCGGGATCGGCAAGACCCACCTGGCGATCGGGCTGGGCATCAAGGCCGCGCAGAACGGCCACAGCGTCCTGTTCGACACCGCCTCGGCGTGGATCAACCGGCTCACCACCGCCCACCAGGGCGGCAACCTCGACGCCGAACTGAAGAAGATCTGCCGCTACAAGCTGATCATCGTCGACGAGGTCGGCTACATCCCGTTCGACACCGACGCCGCCAACCTCTTCTTCCAGCTCGTCGCCTCACGCTACGAGCAAGGCTCGATCATCGTCACGTCCAACCTGCCCTTCGGCCGGTGGGGCGAGACCTTCAGCGACGACGTCGTCGCCGCCGCCATGATCGACCGCCTCGTCCACCACGCCGAAGTCCTCGCCCTCTCCGGGGACTCCTACCGCACCCGAGCCCGCCGCGACCTGCTCACCAAGAACCGCGACAAGTAGACCGCGTACATCGCGCACTCCTCCGGGATATGTGGGGCATCCTCACGCCCGGGGGAGCGCGTAGTCGTCCGACTCTGTCGATGACCGAGTGTGCTGATGGGCCTTGCGCGCAGCCCGTTCTTGTATGATGGTTAGTCATACAGATGGGTCAGGAGGTCGGTGTGGACATCAGCATTGATCCGATGTCGAGCGTCGCGATCTACCAGCAGATCCGGGACCGGATCGTGGAGGCGATCGCTCGGGGTGAGTTGCGTCGTGGGGACCAGTTGCTCTCGGTGCGACAGCTCGCCTCGTCATTCGCGATCAACCCGACGACGGCATCCAAGGCCTACGACCTGCTGCGGCAGGAGTCTCTTGTGGCGACCAACGCGAAGCAGGGCACGTTCGTTGCAGCCGACCCGCGCACGTCGGATGCCTCAGAGAGCTTCGTGCGTGAGTACACCGACCGTGTCAGGACAGTTCTGGCTGAGGGCCGTGCCCGTGGGATCAGTGACGCTGATCTGCGCCGGTTGTGCCTGGACGTGGCTGACGAGTTTCTCGATGAGGAGGAGTCGTGACGAACGTGGGGATGATGGTCTTCGGACTGGTCACGCTGAGCGTGATGACCTTGGCGTCGTGGGCCACGCCGAGCATGTCGCGGCCCACCGTGCCGCTGGGGGTGAGCGTGCCACGCGCACGCGTAGAGGCGCCGGTAGTGCGTGAGGCAGTGCGGCGATACCGCCGCTGGTGCCTGATTCTGGCGGTGGTTGCCGCGGTGGGCTTGGCAATCACTCGAGCCCATGTTTGGTCGGTCAGCGTATGGTTGCTGGGTTACCTCACCGCGGCGATGATGGTCTTCGTCTGGTGCCGGCGCCCGATCCTCCAAGCCAAGAAGCAGGAGGGTTGGTACGACGAGGTTGCGGTGCGGATGATGGCCACGGTTACCCGCCAGAAGTCCCAAGTGTCGGTGGCCTGGCCGGTGCACCTGTTGTCGATCGCGCTGGCTGTCGCTGGGCTTGTGGCCTTGGCCGTGGGCTGGCTGGAACTGCCGGACCCGTTCC
It contains:
- a CDS encoding DUF2470 domain-containing protein, which translates into the protein MTHCPDPAQVSTATPEGEALPSMARRLLSGAGTATLRLARVPTCSANVPVLHGQEYDGTTWVVTDPDRLHGWTTEDLDGNPSVVISITEQAPFADHALTTAAVLVRGKASLLPVGSLPDTTDTECLMLAQTLADWPDARVLRIHIDGVWARDLFDSADLDPEDVQRAAVDRLAADSATLVRLLSATHADELALIADLCLGRDGLTEAILPVSADTCGITTLCPRAVPPRIVRIPFNTPVTSPPEALACVDHLAWCARGAQGGCPHRRD
- the istB gene encoding IS21-like element helper ATPase IstB, producing MAGSSDRVSSQIAYLSRALKMPTVGRAWAELADQARDLGWSHEEYLAAVLERQAAGREAAGTMMRIRTAHFPAIKTLEDFNYDYLPSLRRDVLAHLVTSTYVSKAENVVLLGPPGIGKTHLAIGLGIKAAQNGHSVLFDTASAWINRLTTAHQGGNLDAELKKICRYKLIIVDEVGYIPFDTDAANLFFQLVASRYEQGSIIVTSNLPFGRWGETFSDDVVAAAMIDRLVHHAEVLALSGDSYRTRARRDLLTKNRDK
- a CDS encoding GntR family transcriptional regulator, which translates into the protein MDISIDPMSSVAIYQQIRDRIVEAIARGELRRGDQLLSVRQLASSFAINPTTASKAYDLLRQESLVATNAKQGTFVAADPRTSDASESFVREYTDRVRTVLAEGRARGISDADLRRLCLDVADEFLDEEES